DNA from Zingiber officinale cultivar Zhangliang unplaced genomic scaffold, Zo_v1.1 ctg135, whole genome shotgun sequence:
TTCCTCGGAAGTACGTGTACACTTGCTGCAGGGGATGCACGAAACATGTCATGTTTACTTGAGCAGaagcaagaaaagaaagaaagaagtggAAGGAGATTGAAATTTAATTTCCATTCAGCTCATCTAAAATGGAGAGGAACTAAGTTTAGGCATCTTTTGGATATTCAAGTAAGCAAAATAACAAATTTCATTCCCTTTTTAACTTCATTTCCCTCCTAATTTCTCCCCTCCAAGtaaacacagaaggaaaaaagacAATATATTCAAGAGAATGGGCAAAGAATGACATTTTTAACTTATAGCAAAGTGAACTCTATCTATAAATCAGTCTAAACCCTAAGATTGAAAGCAGTAAATTGGAGAGTATATGGACTAAAAGCATAAATTTTATAGGTATCAAATGTAACCTGTATAACCCAGACACTGAGCAGTGATTCAACAGTGAACAATCCAAAGCCGATGAAATagaagatctacaaagaaaaagaagTTACAGTTAGGAAAGGAAATTTACCTTTCAACTAAGAAAAGCAACAATGCCATGATTTTGTGAATCAGAAACCTTTGATGTAAATGATACAAATTCTGACTAGAATTGTTGGTTCGAATTAAGAGTTAAATGCGCGTATGTAATGCTAATCTGGGACTTACCCCAGcaatgagagcatgctcgctgaGAATGTCTATAGCTGGTAGAATACCGCTGTTACAGAAAAATTCGTGTTAGTGAATCATCAAAAGTAAACTTGTAAACAAATAGTGGTGATGAAATAAGAACCAAAAAAGGTGTAGCTGTATCCTTCGAATTTTATAATTATGTGATAAGAATTTCAACAAAGGCCTATCCTACGGGCTATTTGCCAATAAGCAACTGTTAGATTTGATGTCATCTTCAATCGATCAGAAATATGGATAAGCTGAAGTGAATTGGCTGCATCGGGAAGCATTCGATATATAATGAACATAGAAGCTTACGCCAAAGATTTTCCTTCAAAAATAATTGGAGGAGCCACAGCTGAGTATATAACAAAGCCAAGGTGAAGCTGTAGACATTAAGAATCAGTGAGGCTTTTAATGTTTCTTTATCAAAAAAATCATCATGAAACCTAAACCTACAACATACCGAGTAAAACAGGAAAAACCTTCCATAGTTCAAAGCGCTGTCGGTCCTGCAAAATCAGGATGCAAGATCATAAGACTACATATACTTGATGTGTACAATGTCCTTGTTGCAATGTGTTACTTATAAATCATAATACAAACTTTAATACCTCATGGCATGATAAAGAGGTCGATACCACATGATATATGCACCTGGAACTCCAGAGATGAAGTAAATGATGGAAAGGAGCCAGATCTTGACAGCTGGAGAACAAAGAGCAATCTTCTTTATTGAGATATAACAAACTAGTCATAAAATCTTTAATACGGTAAACAGTAGTGATTCACATATGAGTATCAGAATTGAAGACAAAAATGAGCAATCTTCTTTGATAAGACGGTACAAAACATGGAAACACACTAGATGACAAACTCTAACTCTTATCTGGCTACCTTCTCCCTCAATCCAAGCTGCTGTTACTGCTATGATATTCCAAAACAAGGAACCAGCCAAACCTGCAGGTTGAGATTGCACGAGATTTGAATATTTACTTTTGCCAGTATCTTTGAAgacctaacatatataaatgTTCATTGAACTATAGTCTATAAAATAGACGCATTACCATCAAGTGAAATGCttatacatttttttttgtagaaacATCTGAACAAAAATCAAGAAATGTACATTCAACAATAGGAACAAGAAATTTCATACTACTATTCTATGTGAATGTTCGATTATTGTAAGAATTGCAAATGCAAAAGTCTATATAATATATATGATACTGAGGCAGTTAACCTAACAGTATTGTAGCATACACCAGTCAAAGAGAATTAGGTAACATGTGATTAACTGTAACAATCCTCTGAAAACTTGTGATTGTAATTTGTGATTCATGAAACTGAAGGAACAATAAGCTATAGCAAAAAACAACATACCCAACAATGATGCAAATGCAAAATATTGCAATCTTTGCAAGTGGACTGGTATTTCATTTTCAACATCATGGTGTATGATAGGGAAAAAGGGTGGCCAATTTTTCTCCTCAATGATAATGCCCGCTGCAAAGGCACAAAAAGTTAAATCAGCATATGAACAAAAGATAAACATTTACTAGACAGAAAATATATAGTACCTCGGGCTGCAGCTTCTTCTATCCGTTTGAGTTCCTAGATGAGAGGAACATATTGTGGTCAAAGTGTTATATGTTAGAATCAGCTATTGAATGTAAAATATTCTAAAGAATCAGCTAACTATAATCAGTCACGAGAGTTTACCATTAGATACCAAGTCCCTAGTCAGAAAAATAGCTTATTTATTCACACAACATTATGACAAACTACAAGTTGCAATGGTGCATCTGAGATTCTTTTGGCATTTAACTCAAGGATATACCTTTTCCCTCTTATCTAATTCTGCTTCCCTGGCTTGAAgctccttctcccttctcttcAGATCCTACATGAAGAAATGGAACTAACATGGAAAAGAGTTCATAAATTCGCTCGATGAACATGACAAAAATACTGCAAATCAGTATATTCAAGCAAGATCCTAAATGATTCAAGACATGTAACCTTACAAAGCATTGGAGCACTGCTTTGCTCCCTAAGAGAATATTTTAGAGTTGCATCACAGTTAGGTGTTCATAAGGATTTCAACAGCAATCAGGTAGTCTTGCTATGTACAAAAAAGGGGTGAAGGTAACAAAAAGCATTCACTTGATCACTTCTTacttaataatataataatgatgaTCATATTTAGAGTTTGATATGTGCTAAAACacttatcatcaaaagaaatggCAATAAGGCTCATGCTCTATTCTAATAAACACTGAATGTAGATGCCACTTGGCCAAGCATGTGGACATATGTTTTGAACATTTTGACAAtgcagaaatgcataaaagttaaCCAAACTAAGCAGAATGAAAAATAAGGTTCAAATTGCTTCATGCATTCCAACTATAGAAGATTTTTTACTTTCCATATTTTGAAGCATaccagaagaagaaaaggaataaCTTTTAAAGGCCAAGGCATTTTGCATGTAATTATCTTTCTGTGAAGCAGTAATGTACATCATTAATATTTAGCAGTCGTGAACATTAATCTTTTAGCAACTATTAGAATAGAGAAAAATTCTTCGTTGTTCAGAACTTGAGATTCTGTTTTCTTTCCATTATCCATTATGCCAATGGGAATTCAGTAACTAAACAACATACGTTGAACACAAGGCGCCGAAGTTGTATGCATGGACTAAAAACTATGTTGGTGACCACTCCTAAAAAGCGTAGGTTTTAAGGAAGCAtcataacatttttttttttttgatgaagaactgaaccagTAGGTGATCAAGCTGAAAGAATATCATAAATATGTGGTAAGCAATTGGAAATCTAATCCATCTAAGATATCCGTCTAGGCTTCGTGGTCAAGCTTAAGCTAAATTCTTCTCATGTTTTAGGAGATAGATTAATCTCACAGCGAGAGGGCCACTTTCTGGAGAAACCCTTATTAATTTCTGCTTACTCAATTATTATATGTGTGAAAAGAAAGGTCTTTTGAGACTAACTGATAAACGAAGGAGTTCCACTTTCTATAGGAGAGAGCAATGCATAGTATAAATCAAATTTTAGCTCCTTCATTTTGCTTTCCAAAAGGACAGTCGCCCCCTTGATATATAGGTTTTCTTGGCTAAAGGATAGCACACAGACTTAACAGTCTGCAGTTCATACAAAATATTTATTGAGCTCCatgtttcttttctcttcttgctaTATAATCACTCTTGCTTAGCCATCAACGGATGATATGCATCAAAAGTCTAAATTTGGAGATGTTTCAGGTGAGGGATTCAATGAAGCAAAAGGTGATTTTGCTCACCCCGATCGCCCTCATTGCCAGCCCCACAGTGagatgaagggaggtaaatcatggtaCCGAGTGGTCTCCTAGGTGGGAGGGCATTCAATCCTCAGGGGAATGAACCCCACGGGAATCAACTCTTGTCCAATGAAAGAACTCTGCCACCCAAGAACCAACTCGGCTACACCTGTGGGGCCTTCCATTGAGGGATTCAAGACTTCCCAGCATGTTATGTGCTTGCTACTGCTCATCTCTTGAAACACGATTAGATTGCTTCTCACCTATCCCAAATCGAATTTTATGAGATTTTTCAATTAGATGCATGCATCACTGTTGAGGTGTATAATAAATCTGACCGAATCAACAGACCTGattgaacaaaaaataaaattttcaacttcaatcaAACTCATTAAATATACCTTTTCTGTATTAAGAGGAATATCAACAGTTGAATGAAAGTTCTCTGGAGGAAGAGGTGAAAGTCCCAAATTTGATGCAAGAGGAACACCTCCAGCATTCTGGATTATTTTTATATGAGCAAAACTTATCCATTAGCATGGACCCCAAGCCCAAGGAAACATAAAGAACTTAGATATATCAGTTTCTACTTCAAATAAATCAATTATTTTAGCAAAAACTTACTGTCATGTAAAATGGCCCTCCTCCATGACTTGACTTAACAGCTTTACTACGAACACCAGGATCCTGCAACAGAGGGTTTCACATAGCTTGAATATATTCCAAAAAGCAGTGATACAATTCCAATTATAGGTGGGAAGACATTGCTACACAACATTATTCTTAGTGTCATATTTTTGagattattgaaatttttttacaTCCCTGACCCTTAACttagagagaaaagaaaagaccTTAATATGGTACCATAGGTTACAATCTAGCCTCTGTATTTTCCATTAATAAGAGCACACGCATGTAGTATTTTCCCAAATCAATAGTAGAGAAGTTTCAGAGACTGAAGATTTTTTATGAATGCTCAAACTGAGATTAAAGTGGAAAGTAATATAACAACTGTGCCTAGCACCTACAAGGCTACAATAACATCACAAGGCCCAATGGCAGCTGATGCCTTAAAAACAATGTTTCAACTGGAATATGATCCTTATGCAATCGGAAACAATTTCATTACACATAATCATCAACATGGATGTCAGTGATAAACCACTAATCTGAAATTGGCTATGCTCCTTAGGAAATAATGGAAAGTAAGTCAGTAACCAGGTCGCAAATGCATGGGCAAGAAGCTCCATGACAAGGATGTGCATTTGGAATATCTTAGTTAACCAAATATGAGATAATAAACGTAAGGGCATCCGTCAAAAGTAGCAATCACTGCTACAAGTTGGATACGTTACCATGAATTATAATGGACACAAGTCATGGCACTATGAGAAAACCATCCAGCACTCTCCTCCTGATCAACTGGTATCCTTTCTAACGGCCCTCTATCAGGATGGCTATATTTGACCTAATAAACGAGCGATTGCATTGAACAATTAATGCAATTCCGAGATGATTTTGCTTCTTGAGGTCCTACTCATTTTTCTCTGTTCCAAGGAGATGACAAGTGCATAATCACGATATCTCTAATCCGAAAGTTACAAATCAAACACCGGACAATCACAAGGCCGAAAATGCAAAACGAGAGAGAATCAGAGGAAGAATGAGAGGGGGAAAAAACGTGACTTTCATATAATCCACAATGAGGAACTCGAAAGCAACCTTAGAAATCCAGAGATCCGAACTCCTGCAGTTCTTGCACAAAATTCAATCCTCTATGTAGATGTTGGTAAAGGAACGCAATGCTAACCAGGCATCAACGAATCCATAGAACGTATGTGCGAGAGAGATTGGCTGAAGCCGACTCACCGAGAAAGGATTGACATCCTCCTCATCGTTGTAGGGGTTCTTGTCGTACCGCCCCGCCATGGAGAAGATCGAGATCTCAATAATCGCCTTCCTCCTCCTTCGTCGGACAGCGACTCACTTcaaagcaacaaaaaaaaaaaaaaaaagacagaggAAACGGCGAACTTCCAAAATGTTTCTCACGAAACCCCTCCGAGTTCTCGAATtcatgtaaaatttataaaaaaatgttTGACATTTCAACGATTCTTTTAGATGAAAAATAGTTTAATTTTAGACAAATATAATGGTATAACTTGTTTTATGAACCAAAATCAAAGTTTATTCAGTTACAAAAACTCTAAATTTAAGCACCAACAATTTGGTAGTTTCCTCTAGATGCACAATTTCATAAGACACCAAAGTTTaacattatttttagaatttttttattaaagaaaaacttTTTGGAGGGGTAAattgtaaaataaattttaaaaaaaaaggaaagaaaaaaggtTCAGCATTCATCGAGTCTCCAGATCCTGCCTCGCCGGTCCGTCTTCTACCAATTTAATATTCCTTAGATCTCACTTCACTCTTGCGATCGCTCTCCCAGATTGTTGGCGTTTGTTCGACTTGATCGTGGTTCTGGAAGAGAGCTTGGATTCGTTCGCCGCATTCATGCTCCGATGAAGCTGTTCGGTGGCGTCGGTGAGCCATCGCTGCGCGGCCGCCGCGCGAGAAGGCTCTTGCGCACGTGGAGGCGGAGAGGCCCGCTGTTGTTCTTCTCGCTGTCTTTGCTTTCTATAGTTTATCTCTCTTTCTTTGGCGCAAAGTTGCCATTTGACAGTAAGTTACTCTTTGATCACCTTTTTGTCGGTTACATACTCGCTTCTTGCTCGCCTAATTGTCTGAAGGTTTATTCAACTAATTTTGGGGAACGCTGAACCTTCATCCCAGCACAGTGGGAAAGTATATATGAAAAAGTGTGGTTTTTTGAGaaaaatgattttataattttgatattgaaccTATGATCTTAGCCATATAGTTTAGTTTTCAAGATAATTTGATGAAATTTCCAATAAAATGCATTCTTCCTTGCTTAGTGTTGCAACATCCAATTTAAGTCATATGGTTGCATCAATCTCCTATGAGACATGCATAATGTAGTTGAGCTACTGCATGACTACATAACATTCTCATCCCTTTATGCATATTTGTGAAGATCAACTAAATGTTGGTATTCCTTGAACTGATGTTCACAGCTGACTGAGCATGGTTTTGCCTAGTGATTTCTCTCAATCGAATTGGACTGTCCAAATACAACTAATTGAATGTGATTGCACTataattactttgataaatcaaCAAAGTTTATCATTCTGATCAAATGTTTGTAGTGAGGCCAAAACCAATATTTTGCCTTTGCTAATCAATGACTTCGTATAGTGTGCCGATTTGTTTGTCATATTCTGTTCTGTGCTATAAATTTCTGACAAGTATGATAAGTTAACAATGCAACTGTTGTTTCTAGGGATATCATTTGTCATTTCTCTTTGGCTAGCCTCTTCGGTCTGAAAAAAGATAGAATGTACCCTTTTCAGGTCACCAAAGTAATACTTCTTTGGAGAATGAAAGCTTCACTAATGTTACACATGTCTGGAATGATAGGGAGGATGAAATTTATAAACGTCCAAGACCAAAAGCTCGCAAGCATCGTAAGCAAACTAATATGATTCCTTTTCCATCTGGCAAAGTGTTCTGTGCTGCTTCTTTAAAATCCTGGTCATAGATTTTACCATATATAGCAACTTAATGCTCCTTAAGTTGATTTTTGTGGTCTATGCTTAACATAGTTGCCATAAGGTTGGTAGTTTGATCACTCATGTATAAATTTCTCTAGTTTGCTTGGTATAGAGGTCtgtttaaaagaaatgctaatcCAGTCTATATTCAAGAGTAGCAGATCTGCCCCATACAGGGGTTCTTTCCAAAATTTCACGTGTTTGATTTCCATTGTGTTTCTGTGTGTACATAAATAGTCATCAGAACTCCTCAAACACTCATTGGATGCTTTGACCACATTGATCTTCAAATCGTTGTTTCTACACCATTAATTTCTATCTTCTGGAATACAGATACAGGAATGCTACAATGTCAGAAATCCATAGGCTACCTTATGAACCTGCAAAGCTTTGGCATGTACAtcttttaattccaacaagttctATCATAAAAAAACATGTTTCTGATCAAGAGAGAGTTTATCATTTAAACTTGATGTTCATATTTTAATTCAATCTAGTCCCTGAATTCTGTGTGGCCTCATTTGGCACTTGGTTTGGACAAATGATCTCACTTATTTGCACCTTTTGACTCATGCAAACAATTTTTCGTGGGAGATTGTTATATGCCTTGCATGAGAAACTTTAAATTGAGGCTCAAAAACTAAACTCAgatgatagtttttttttttaaaaaaaattaaagaattaaaaaaaaaagttaatctaAACTGATAGGAAATTGCAACTGAAAAGTAGGCATCATTTAGTTTGATTCATGAAACTAATAAGTGTCTTTATTTCCTTCCCTGATATGATTTAAAATGTACTAGTAAATGTACATTTTTAACTGAACATATGTAGTACTTTTGTGTTATTGACATTTCAGATGGCCCATGTGAAGTTGGATTAATGGAGTCAGTTGACAATATTGTTGAACCTGAAACTTACATGAATTTTACACAATTCTCTCTCCAGTATATCGCCAAAGAAGATACTTCTTATGGGAAAGATGTATTTGAGGCTCGATTTGGTGGGCATCAGACACTTGAACAAAGAGAAGAGTCATTTTATGCAAAAAATCAAACAATTCATTGTGGTTTTATTGAAGTCCCAGAGGGACATCCTAGCACTGGTTTCGAACTGTCTGACAAAGATAAGGAACATATGACTGGTTGCAGAGTTGTTGTATCATCTTGTATTTTTGGAAATTCTGATTTTTTACGGAGGCCAACTAGCAGTAAGGTACAATCTCTTTTCATTTGAAGCAGGCGATTTGATGAAAATTTGAgattttgttttattattattttttggtttAGTCTTTCCTAAATGAGAATTTTGTTAGTAAGGTTATGTGTTAGCATTTTATTTGACATTTTATTTGCTAAGTTGTCAATCcctatttgctttattttattgTCCAAgtttagttgggattgaatctttaAAAAGACCTCAATCCCCCCTTGTAATTTACTTTTCCAATTATTATCTATTTGGTGAAATTCATTGTGAAACCTCTGTGTTTCGCATTCTTACAACCCGGTGATTTATGCATCTAGTTTTGATAGTTGGCTAGATTCAACAATCAAAACTAGATGCATAAATTACCGGGGTTTTTTTTTTGATAGTTGGCTAGATCGAAATGCATTCCTTGATTGCTTAGCTGAGCTAGAGGGCTACTTCAATTGGTATAACATGATCCCAATTGATAGAGCGAGATTTGCCAAATCAAACTCACAGGAGTTGTCAAGAAGTATTGGGAAAGTGTGGAAGACCACTGTAATACTATAGGAGCAACACTCATCACACATTGGGTTGAAATAAAATGGTAACTAAAAGAGAAATATGTCCCAacctatttttaaaaatcaataataTACCATATGGATCAACTTGAAATGATCATCACTGTAATACCAAAGTAATTTTGAAGACCTTTGCATGCATTGTTTTTGGATTCCTCTTATGAGTAAGTACATTTGTTAACAATCAGATATTCTATAATCTTAAATATTTTGCAGATTTAGCCTCATCCAACAGCTTAATATGTCTAGCTTTATTCTACATGGTGATCAGCATGTTGGAAATTTGTCATGAGTCAATATTGCAATGTTTCTGTTATATTCTTTGTAGAAACTTGCATTTAATTATCTTTGTGGGAATTATTTCTTTTTACTGTTGAAGATCATATACTTCTTGTCTTTCATTGatatattttgtgtacatgtagTACTGTCTGCTATATTCATGTTTTGACTCACCTATGAAGTTGGGCTGATATGATTAATTTTTCATGAATATTGAGTTTTTTGCATCCATTTAATTGGCATATTACTGTTGGCTGATTTTGCATATGCTTATTATTTGAGGCAGTGAACATAATATGATTATATGATTAGTTTAATTTCCCTTCAAACATTTTAAACACCAAACTTTCTGATTCTGCAAAATTCTGTGCATGTGTAGAGATTATTCCATGCgtgctttcatgtttataatgAATAGAAAACCTAGATAGGTTTTCTTTGTGTTGGTTGTCAAATGTagggtttgtttctgtatttccTGTTGTAATTAAACTTGAAGATTGTAACTGTCACAGATCAGCACATTTTCTAAGAAGAATGTATGCTTCATGATGTTCTTGGACGAGCTAACACTGAAAAAACTTTCTTCAGAAGGTCACATTCCTGATGCGATGGGTAACATTGGCCTATGGCGTATTATTGTTGTAAAACACTTACCATATGCTGATTTGCGAAAAACTGGAAAAGTGCCAAAATTTTTGTCCCATAGACTGTTTCCATCTGCCAGGTAATGCATTATAGTCTCACTTTGATATCCTAATTGAATGATTATACCGTCTTATCTAAGAGAACACCTGTTATCCTTCTCTAATTTATATCTATTTTTCCTGTTTTAACCACAGGTGTTCTAATCTGGGTACTGTATCATTTCAGATATTCTATTTGGCTTGATAGCAAAATGCGCCTCCATACTGATCCTATGTTGATTCTTGAATACTTTTTGTGGAGGACAAGATCAGAATATGCCATATCAAATCATTATGATCGCCATTGTGTTTGGGAGGAAGTACTCCAGAACAAGCTCTTGAATAAGTACAATCATACCGTCATTGACGAGCAGTTTATGTTCTATCAATCTGACGGTTTGGTGAAGTTTATTGAGTCTAATTTCAGCTCTATTCTTCCAAGTTGTATGTATCATGTACACTGTCTGTTGAAGTTTTCTTTTTGACTTGCTATTCAGTCAGTTAATCATGTTGCGTTCCCCATTGCAGTTGTACCAGAAGGCTCGTTTATAGTGCGTGCACACACACCTATGTCAAATTTGTTTTCATGCCTTTGGTTTAACGAAGTTGATAGGTTCACCTCCCGTGATCAGTTGAGTTTTGCATACACTTTCTTAAAGCTGAAGAGAATGAATCCGGGAAAACCACTTCATCTAAACATGTTCAAGGTAACTTGCATTTTCACTAGCCCTCAAGCTTTACTGAAGTTATGGTTGAAAACCGGTAATTGACTCGCAGAAGTGTCTTCTTTGCAACTTCTCTTCGTTGATTTGCACGGAGTGCATAACATTATATCGTAGGAATATTCTGGATTAATTCTTTGCAACTTTCAAAAGCATTCCATTGTTTCAAACGCTCGTCTGTAGGCATCAGAGGAGCATTTTATTTTGTCCTAGCGTTGGGCATATGTTGAAAGCTACAAGGAACCTTGATTCATTCTAGAGCTAGCTAGCAAAaattccaagagtttttc
Protein-coding regions in this window:
- the LOC122036292 gene encoding putative secretory carrier-associated membrane protein 1, which translates into the protein MAGRYDKNPYNDEEDVNPFSDPGVRSKAVKSSHGGGPFYMTNAGGVPLASNLGLSPLPPENFHSTVDIPLNTEKDLKRREKELQAREAELDKREKELKRIEEAAARAGIIIEEKNWPPFFPIIHHDVENEIPVHLQRLQYFAFASLLGLAGSLFWNIIAVTAAWIEGEAVKIWLLSIIYFISGVPGAYIMWYRPLYHAMRTDSALNYGRFFLFYSLHLGFVIYSAVAPPIIFEGKSLAGILPAIDILSEHALIAGIFYFIGFGLFTVESLLSVWVIQQVYTYFRGSGKATEMRREATQGVMRAAISSNI
- the LOC122036273 gene encoding probable hexosyltransferase MUCI70 isoform X2, yielding MKASLMLHMSGMIGRMKFINVQDQKLASIYIAKEDTSYGKDVFEARFGGHQTLEQREESFYAKNQTIHCGFIEVPEGHPSTGFELSDKDKEHMTGCRVVVSSCIFGNSDFLRRPTSSKISTFSKKNVCFMMFLDELTLKKLSSEGHIPDAMGNIGLWRIIVVKHLPYADLRKTGKVPKFLSHRLFPSARYSIWLDSKMRLHTDPMLILEYFLWRTRSEYAISNHYDRHCVWEEVLQNKLLNKYNHTVIDEQFMFYQSDGLVKFIESNFSSILPSFVPEGSFIVRAHTPMSNLFSCLWFNEVDRFTSRDQLSFAYTFLKLKRMNPGKPLHLNMFKDCERRAVCKLFHHRVEDINPPPPTPQAL
- the LOC122036273 gene encoding probable hexosyltransferase MUCI70 isoform X1 translates to MKLFGGVGEPSLRGRRARRLLRTWRRRGPLLFFSLSLLSIVYLSFFGAKLPFDSHQSNTSLENESFTNVTHVWNDREDEIYKRPRPKARKHHGPCEVGLMESVDNIVEPETYMNFTQFSLQYIAKEDTSYGKDVFEARFGGHQTLEQREESFYAKNQTIHCGFIEVPEGHPSTGFELSDKDKEHMTGCRVVVSSCIFGNSDFLRRPTSSKISTFSKKNVCFMMFLDELTLKKLSSEGHIPDAMGNIGLWRIIVVKHLPYADLRKTGKVPKFLSHRLFPSARYSIWLDSKMRLHTDPMLILEYFLWRTRSEYAISNHYDRHCVWEEVLQNKLLNKYNHTVIDEQFMFYQSDGLVKFIESNFSSILPSFVPEGSFIVRAHTPMSNLFSCLWFNEVDRFTSRDQLSFAYTFLKLKRMNPGKPLHLNMFKDCERRAVCKLFHHRVEDINPPPPTPQAL